One genomic window of Fusarium fujikuroi IMI 58289 draft genome, chromosome FFUJ_chr01 includes the following:
- a CDS encoding related to nuclear poly(A)-binding protein, with translation MPVEVSLNTPLAEALNAAIQPKLVEVGWGTGGADDSALAEYIILMLVNGKSQDEIAAELSGDLLGLGSDDPSTRNFSQWLFEQIDALNAQFNGGGNAAPGTSQDATTEGDVDTDMNAGDVSELNAYANPIILPRITKSLTSTRPTGPRSMRNGNQRGGRDKRMFGQMNKAMDRAGDSALHRVRGQTGSERINTHGRTPPNGPRTGRGGIGRHNNRTANLQAGLANMAAGGPQAQWMMQGGQPNSAEFAAILEQQSQMMLQMQQIMSGGGFQGPYGHQRRGGKSLFDRTQHPGRGNYRKGFNDRQSGNNAGFEGEGEDVDMSGEKREQLNPDETVCKYNLRCTNKDCKFAHQSPAAPQGTSVDVNDNCSFGAACKNRKCVARHPSPAARLAHQSELDCKFFPNCQNPQCPFKHPSMPLCRNGAGCTNADCKFTHVKTKCRFNPCLNPSCAFAHEEGQQGGFKDKVWTAGESTEHPSERKFVDDQAPEELIKGEETDVKQETDVIG, from the coding sequence ATGCCCGTCGAAGTCAGCCTCAACACGCCCCTGGCCGAGGCTCTCAATGCCGCCATCCAGCCCAAACTCGTCGAGGTTGGATGGGGAACTGGCGGTGCCGATGACTCCGCCCTAGCAGAGTATATTATACTCATGCTTGTGAACGGGAAGTCTCAGGACGAAATCGCCGCTGAACTCTCGGGAGATCTACTTGGCCTTGGCTCGGACGACCCCAGCACTCGCAACTTCTCTCAGTGGCTCTTTGAACAGATCGATGCTCTAAATGCTCAGTTCAACGGCGGGGGCAATGCAGCACCTGGTACAAGTCAAGACGCGACAACAGAAGGCGATGTGGATACAGACATGAATGCTGGTGATGTGTCAGAATTGAATGCGTATGCCAACCCCATCATATTACCTCGTATCACCAAATCACTGACTTCTACTAGACCTACCGGCCCACGCTCAATGCGAAACGGTAACCAGCGCGGGGGACGTGATAAGCGCATGTTCGGACAGATGAACAAAGCCATGGACCGAGCTGGCGATTCTGCACTTCACCGTGTTAGAGGCCAAACAGGAAGCGAACGTATCAACACTCATGGCCGTACACCGCCAAATGGGCCCAGAACAGGCCGGGGTGGAATTGGGCGACACAATAACCGCACTGCTAACCTTCAGGCTGGTCTCGCTAACATGGCTGCTGGCGGTCCTCAGGCGCAGTGGATGATGCAAGGTGGCCAGCCTAACTCGGCCGAGTTCGCCGCTATTCTGGAACAACAGAGCCAGATGATGCTTCAAATGCAACAGATCATGAGTGGTGGTGGATTTCAGGGTCCATATGGACATCAACGCCGTGGAGGAAAGTCTCTATTTGACCGAACGCAACACCCCGGCAGAGGTAACTACCGCAAGGGTTTCAACGACCGACAGAGCGGCAATAATGCTGGTTTCGAGGGCGAGGGCGAGGATGTCGACATGTCCGGTGAGAAACGTGAGCAACTGAACCCGGACGAGACGGTTTGCAAGTACAACTTGAGATGTACCAACAAGGACTGCAAGTTTGCCCACCAGTCACCCGCCGCCCCTCAGGGAACATCGGTCGATGTAAACGATAACTGTAGTTTCGGAGCTGCGTGCAAGAACCGAAAATGCGTCGCGCGGCATCCTTCACCAGCGGCCCGTCTAGCCCACCAGAGCGAACTAGACTGCAAGTTCTTCCCCAACTGCCAAAATCCTCAGTGCCCTTTCAAGCACCCATCAATGCCTCTTTGTCGAAACGGCGCTGGCTGCACAAATGCCGACTGCAAATTCACTCACGTCAAGACCAAGTGCAGGTTCAACCCTTGCCTCAACCCGAGCTGCGCTTTTGCGCACGAGGAAGGTCAGCAAGGTGGCTTTAAGGACAAGGTCTGGACCGCTGGTGAAAGCACAGAGCACCCCAGTGAGAGAAAGTTTGTGGATGACCAAGCTCCTgaagagctcatcaaggGGGAGGAAACCGATGTTAAGCAGGAGACTGATGTCATTGGTTAA
- a CDS encoding related to HEM14-protoporphyrinogen oxidase, mitochondrial produces MSRRRAESTAVALLGSPAKPHLPLPLRRLDAIRSLSTSSALTRRRPIVARNYTQFFNNGRTFVSQAKDANIAVLGGGLTGLTAAYYLAKKLPSTAKITLYESSDRLGGWIKTDRVPVDVEGKSGTVSFERGARSLSSLAGNTFRFDDLVLYDLALDLGLVVNSPRQQPRYIYYPDHLVPMPPNVSIFDIFREPLYLESIGASLGLGINSLRKRTLPSKDYSVSEWLYAVSNSRKGVGTLASAMMHGIYGGDIDKLSARSVLDRVYWGWYLPNPGLSARPMPVAEQTLLETLGQDKQIQKMALEPRSALVDFGDKGMESLPQALSTALREQPNVTIKTGEAVQDVVHNKTNQQVHVTSSNAKNKSEHNSKVYDKVISTLSAQDIARLTGDKLPSLSTAHSVSVMTVNIWFPRENLKPPGFGYLIPNSVAPELNPEHALGVFFDSDVQTRSKDEPAGTKLFVLMGGHYYDRPDVTPPTEEEAILQARNLLERHLGIPRDAPAYATANFARECIPQHYVGHQDRLRAAHTELTHNFGGRLAVAGGSFTRIGAIASLRAGYDAATAAKEGLEATGLEYLNDIQQFSVVATSHIPVRHFK; encoded by the exons ATGAGTCGCCGTCGAGCAGAATCTACGGCTGTAGCTCTCCTGGGCTCACCAGCGAAACCTCACCTCCCACTGCCCCTCCGACGTCTTGATGCCATCCGGAGCCTCAGCACAAGCTCGGCACTGACTCGGCGACGACCCATTGTCGCGCGCAATTACACGCAGTTCTTCAACAATGGACGGACATTTGTGTCGCAGGCGAAGGACGCGAATATCGCAGTCTTGGGAGGTGGATTGACGGGTCTCACGGCGGCATACTACCTCGCAAAGAAACTCCCCTCGACGGCCAAGATTACATTATACGAATCGAGTGACAGATTGGGAGGATGGATCAAGACAGATAGAGTACCCGTCGATGTTGAGGGGAAGAGCGGTACCGTATCTTTTGAGCGCGGTGCTCGGTCGTTGTCTTCTCTAGCTGGCAACACATTTCGCTTCGATGACCTTGTTCTCTACGATCTG GCTCTCGATCTTGGACTCGTTGTCAACTCCCCGAGGCAACAGCCACGATATATCTACTACCCAGACCATCTCGTTCCCATGCCTCCCAATGTTAGTATCTTTGATATCTTCCGTGAGCCGCTCTACCTTGAGAGCATCGGTGCCAGTCTTGGACTGGGCATCAACTCTTTGCGCAAGAGAACTCTCCCTTCCAAGGACTACTCGGTATCTGAATGGCTCTACGCCGTGAGCAACAGTCGAAAGGGCGTAGGTACCTTGGCTTCAGCCATGATGCATGGTATCTATGGCGGTGATATCGACAAACTGAGCGCTCGCAGTGTTCTGGATCGTGTGTATTGGGGCTGGTACCTGCCAAACCCCGGCCTGTCGGCGCGCCCTATGCCTGTGGCTGAGCAGACTCTCCTCGAAACTCTAGGCCAGGACAAGCAGATTCAGAAGATGGCCCTGGAGCCAAGGAGTGCGCTGGTGGACTTTGGTGACAAGGGCATGGAGTCGCTGCCGCAAGCTCTATCTACTGCCCTACGGGAGCAACCGAATGTCACCATAAAAACCGGCGAGGCCGTGCAAGATGTCGTTCACAATAAAACTAACCAGCAAGTTCAT GTTACCAGTTCCAacgccaagaacaagtccGAGCACAACTCCAAGGTATACGATAAGGTCATCTCAACGCTATCTGCACAAGATATTGCTCGTCTCACAGGAGACAAACTCCCTTCGCTCTCAACAGCACATTCCGTCTCTGTCATGACTGTCAACATCTGGTTCCCACGAGAAAATTTGAAGCCTCCCGGTTTCGGCTATCTCATCCCCAACTCCGTGGCCCCTGAGCTTAACCCTGAGCACGCTCTCGGTGTCTTTTTTGATTCTGACGTTCAGACTCGCTCAAAGGATGAGCCTGCTGGTACCAAGCTCTTCGTCCTCATGGGCGGCCACTACTACGATCGTCCTGATGTTACCCCCCCaactgaggaagaggccaTTCTCCAAGCTCGCAATCTGCTCGAGCGTCATCTCGGCATCCCGCGCGATGCTCCAGCTTATGCCACAGCCAATTTTGCCAGAGAGTGCATCCCTCAGCACTACGTTGGCCACCAAGATCGCCTGAGGGCTGCGCACACCGAGTTAACACATAACTTTGGCGGGCGTCTTGCTGTCGCTGGTGGTTCCTTCACTCGCATTGGTGCTATTGCTAGCCTGCGCGCCGGCTATGATGCTGCCACGGCGGCAAAGGAGGGTCTTGAAGCCACGGGCTTGGAGTATCTTAACGACATTCAGCAATTTTCTGTCGTTGCGACTTCACATATCCCTGTACGCCATTTTAAGTAG
- a CDS encoding related to RNA polymerase II mediator complex protein pmc1 has product MSDPASEIVHITQGYIPLSKVLTRLAQSTHNALQDQIAALAKMPLPAAAMNGNSTVPNSDVEDGSGENIAKKTSILNFAMREHRKWVKALVITEWSRKADMVSKLIDLRFHLQGQEVLFSGALDVMGHVKRDLTFARMPSPDLKTALQVLSTGEAAWMPDLSYIEPPPLTRQEQVQWISDLDTQLSLRLNLEDFDKIPYHFRNYEIDSGRVTFKVAGEFEVDLTIADEDFEKQFWFIDFRFAFEPAASSIPDGLKNYLEGQVNDILSKDGLLGCYQFLHELVLTHKLNELKRQASQLSRGSWTGTLKVEPLNRALAIQYWTSRTQLGSPKSWILVAVNSGRKPNGQPDPKSSSHLVAKWYRDNKEVKDTNISFDADNLSAETLLKTVIGRHVEFLLGSIHSRLQAFPRFQNRDAAMILNISHDDPATSFLSVQVGYKDSASLLVEPTTGVFAVKPHSKFTIQHEHLLNNGKNPADDGAACLENVRCGVMEDELIRRGSTTGWTTKKSPLSKDELRSLTNTREWTKTIWLQRTGWDPNWFVMVMLSPSGDAWWLVDVSRNANGQSNRLSSKLPLNKGYPHLEDEFWNNLTLFATGMIAQAVDQHELYRHNIRFLLKDTRNWSLPQQVRLPTLEISLSDIFPSMVPNTAEKNNAKAANESSTGPETSRLGPVAPTASTSGISTRQPWADNIVSIRFKGVEPVDKEASGAGGPISDVVFMCVSDAIIKVSKPAKFAMLKGHMVGRDVSWKARTGEFCLRMRSNIGRSILENLKARVKAVDRFVSFFESLDKARGFIKAESVSLKEVTFSYGPPASQAVENAEASRLWRVALDLSNNDIDIQVQETNPHLPVTDLMQKLVNGANGIGALMDWLPVSLPTMEAFKKIREAWSDIEAHRHGRFKFVMNSTDEMSFEYLLAGTGPGNQQVQRSITFLGQIKQRRGEPWWHIERKIPSSGLPSSNDEFSAALKPVWDGKGDDWRGLVTGAAGRPENGIIGLLLAIDEAIRPLAGSTFQNNPEVVILE; this is encoded by the exons ATGAGCGATCCTGCCAGCGAAATAGTCCACATCACTCAGGGCTACATACCACTATCCAAGGTTCTTACGCGACTCGCGCAATCGACTCACAATGCGCTCCAGGATCAGATTGCCGCACTGGCAAAGATGCCTTTGCCTGCTGCCGCCATGAATGGAAACTCGACGGTACCGAACAGCGACGTCGAAGACGGTTCTGGCGAAAACATTGCCAAGAAGACATCAATACTGAACTTTGCTATGAGGGAGCATCGGAAATGGGTTAAAGCGCTTGTGATTACAGAATGGAGTCGAAAGGCCGACATGGTTAGCAAGCTTATCGACCTGAGATTTCACCTCCAAGGGCAAGAGGTCTTGTTCTCCGGGGCCCTGGATGTTATGGGCCACGTCAAAAGGGATTTGACGTTTGCGAGAATGCCAAGTCCTGATCTGAAAACAGCCCTCCAAGTACTGTCAACTGGAGAGGCCGCTTGGATGCCTGAT CTCTCCTACATCGAGCCACCCCCCCTAACACGACAGGAACAAGTTCAATGGATCAGCGATCTCGATACTCAACTATCATTGCGACTTAACCTAGAAGATTTCGACAAGATCCCATATCACTTCAGAAACTACGAAATCGATTCCGGCCGAGTAACATTCAAAGTTGCGGGAGAATTCGAGGTTGATCTCACAATCGCAGACGAAGATTTCGAGAAACAGTTTTGGTTCATCGACTTCCGGTTCGCTTTTGAACCAGCAGCATCCTCGATTCCCGACGGTCTAAAGAATTACCTAGAGGGGCAGGTAAATGATATCCTCAGCAAAGACGGACTGTTAGGCTGTTATCAATTCCTACACGAACTGGTCCTCACACATAAGCTCAACGAGCTCAAGAGACAAGCAAGTCAACTTAGCAGAGGTTCATGGACGGGAACCCTCAAGGTCGAGCCACTCAATCGAGCGTTGGCAATTCAATATTGGACTTCGCGCACACAGCTTGGTAGTCCGAAGAGTTGGATCTTAGTCGCCGTGAATAGCGGCCGGAAGCCCAATGGCCAACCTGATCCCAAGTCCTCAAGTCACTTGGTGGCGAAATGGTATCGAGACAATAAGGAGGTGAAGGACACGAACATCTCTTTCGACGCGGACAATTTATCAGCCGAGACCCTTCTGAAGACGGTTATTGGCCGGCATGTTGAATTCCTTTTGGGCAGCATACACAGCAGATTGCAAGCCTTCCCTCGTTTCCAAAATCGAGATGCTGCTATGATTTTGAACATCTCTCACGATGATCCCGCGACTTCATTCTTAAGTGTGCAGGTCGGTTACAAAGATAGCGCATCCCTGCTTGTGGAGCCAACAACTGGTGTTTTCGCTGTCAAGCCTCATTCGAAGTTCACCATCCAACATGAACATTTATTAAATAACGGAAAGAATCCGGCGGATGACGGCGCAGCTTGCTTGGAGAATGTGAGATGTGGAGTCATGGAAGATGAGCTTATTCGCCGCGGAAGTACGACAGGCTGGACTACCAAGAAGAGTCCTTTGAGCAAGGATGAGTTGAGATCTTTGACCAATACCCGCGAATGGACCAAAACGATTTGGCTTCAGAGAACTGGCTGGGACCCAAACTGGTTCGTCATGGTCATGCTGAGTCCGAGCGGGGATGCGTGGTGGCTTGTTGATGT CAGCCGAAACGCAAATGGACAGTCGAATCGCTTGTCATCGAAGCTTCCTCTCAATAAGGGCtatcctcatcttgaagatgagttCTGGAACAACCTAACCCTGTTCGCGACTGGCATGATTGCTCAGGCAGTGGACCAACACGAGCTTTATCGGCACAACATCAGGTTCCTATTGAAAGACACAAGAAATTGGTCTCTTCCCCAGCAGGTCCGACTCCCGACCCTCGAAATCTCTCTCTCAGACATCTTCCCATCCATGGTCCCCAACACGGCGGAGAAGAATAATGCAAAGGCTGCAAATGAGTCCAGCACTGGTCCAGAGACCTCTAGGCTTGGACCAGTTGCGCCAACTGCATCCACATCGGGCATTTCAACCAGGCAACCATGGGCCGACAATATCGTCTCAATCAGGTTTAAGGGTGTTGAGCCTGTCGACAAAGAAGCCTCTGGTGCAGGTGGCCCCATCTCAGATGTTGTTTTCATGTGTGTTTCCGATGCTATCATCAAGGTCAGCAAACCCGCCAAGTTCGCCATGCTCAAGGGCCACATGGTTGGTCGCGATGTCTCTTGGAAAGCACGTACGGGCGAATTTTGCTTACGAATGCGCTCAAATATCGGACGCTCTATCTTGGAGAACCTGAAGGCTCGGGTCAAAGCCGTGGATCGGTTTGTCAGCTTCTTTGAATCATTGGATAAGGCGAGGGGCTTTATAAAGGCCGAGTCAGTGAGTTTGAAGGAGGTGACTTTCTCCTATGGGCCTCCAGCATCGCAGGCGGTCGAGAACGCCGAAGCCTCGCGTCTCTGGAGAGTGGCACTGGATCTCTCCAACAATGATATTGACATCCAGGTGCAGGAGACTAATCCTCACCTTCCAGTCACTGATTTGATGCAAAAGCTTGTCAATGGTGCTAATGGTATTGGGGCTCTTATGGACTGGCTCCCTGTGTCCCTACCAACCATGGAAGCTTTCAAGAAGATCAGGGAGGCATGGTCCGACATCGAAGCCCATCGCCATGGACGGTTCAAGTTTGTAATGAACTCAACGGATGAGATGTCATTTGAGTACCTCCTTGCCGGCACTGGCCCTGGAAACCAACAGGTACAGCGCAGCATCACATTCCTCGGCCAGATCAAGCAGCGTCGAGGTGAGCCGTGGTGGCATATCGAGCGGAAGATTCCCTCTAGCGGCTTGCCTTCTTCCAACGATGAATTTTCCGCAGCACTCAAGCCTGTTTGGGATGGGAAGGGGGATGACTGGCGTGGTCTTGTCACTGGAGCAGCAGGCCGACCCGAGAATGGCAtcattggccttcttctaGCCATCGACGAAGCTATCCGGCCACTGGCTGGCTCGACTTTCCAAAACAACCCAGAGGTGGTCATCTTGGAGTAA